In Agromyces sp. G08B096, a genomic segment contains:
- a CDS encoding P-loop NTPase, protein MPPLPDPAPDRASLEARVHAALGAVVDPEIRRPITELDMVGGVTADDAGRVRVDVRLTIVGCPASDRIERDAREAAETVVGRGNAEVVLSVMTPEQRAALTERLRGGRAARGNPFGPGTLTRVIAITSGKGGVGKSTLTANLAVALAARGLAVGLVDADVHGFSIPALLGLVDEHGNAARPTRVDDMILPPVAHGVKVISIGMFVEPAEPGGRASSVAVAWRGPMLHRTLSQFLTDVYFGDLDVLLVDLPPGTGDVAISLGQLLPNAEVVVVTTPQPAAADVAERSGVVARQTGQRVVGVVENMAAFTSADGALIDLFGAGGGAEVARRLSEGQPEAVPLLASVPLSVALRQGGDAGTPVVATAPDDPAARAIEQVAAALAARPRSLQGRRLDVSVR, encoded by the coding sequence CTGCCCCCGCTTCCTGACCCGGCGCCCGACCGCGCATCGCTCGAGGCGAGGGTGCACGCCGCCCTCGGCGCGGTCGTCGACCCCGAGATCCGCCGACCGATCACCGAGCTCGACATGGTCGGCGGTGTCACGGCCGACGACGCGGGCCGGGTCAGGGTGGACGTGCGCCTCACGATCGTCGGATGCCCCGCGAGCGATCGCATCGAGCGCGACGCCCGGGAGGCGGCCGAGACGGTCGTCGGCCGGGGCAACGCCGAGGTGGTGCTCTCGGTGATGACGCCGGAGCAGCGGGCGGCGCTCACCGAGCGTCTCCGCGGCGGACGCGCGGCGCGCGGCAACCCGTTCGGCCCCGGCACGCTGACCCGGGTGATCGCCATCACGAGCGGCAAGGGCGGTGTCGGCAAGTCGACGCTCACGGCGAACCTCGCGGTCGCCCTGGCGGCGCGCGGCCTGGCGGTCGGGCTCGTCGACGCCGATGTCCACGGCTTCTCGATCCCCGCGCTCCTCGGCCTCGTCGACGAGCACGGCAACGCCGCGCGGCCGACCCGGGTCGACGACATGATCCTGCCGCCCGTCGCCCACGGCGTGAAGGTCATCTCGATCGGCATGTTCGTCGAACCGGCCGAGCCCGGCGGGCGCGCGTCATCCGTCGCCGTGGCCTGGCGCGGGCCGATGCTGCATCGCACGCTGTCGCAGTTCCTCACCGACGTCTACTTCGGCGACCTCGACGTGCTGCTGGTCGACCTGCCGCCCGGCACGGGCGACGTCGCGATCTCGCTCGGGCAGCTGCTGCCGAACGCCGAGGTGGTCGTCGTGACGACGCCGCAGCCGGCCGCCGCCGACGTCGCCGAGCGCTCGGGCGTGGTCGCACGGCAGACCGGTCAGCGAGTCGTGGGCGTGGTGGAGAACATGGCGGCGTTCACCAGCGCCGACGGCGCGCTCATCGACCTCTTCGGCGCCGGCGGCGGGGCCGAGGTCGCCCGCCGGCTCTCCGAGGGTCAGCCCGAGGCCGTCCCCCTCCTCGCGAGCGTGCCGCTCAGCGTGGCGCTTCGGCAGGGCGGCGACGCCGGCACGCCGGTCGTCGCCACCGCACCCGACGACCCCGCGGCGCGTGCGATCGAGCAGGTCGCCGCCGCGCTCGCCGCCCGTCCCCGCTCCCTGCAGGGCCGCCGACTCGACGTCTCGGTTCGGTGA
- a CDS encoding DUF1003 domain-containing protein yields the protein MARADVDDRRFETPKGMRRSPAFRGSGDRDRFGRFTEWVARGMGTPWFLLGLSLFVLVWMLWNTLAPAEWQFDRADYGFIALTLVLSLQASYAAPLILLAQNRQDDRDRVQIEQDRQRAERNLADTEYLAREVVALRLAVKDLASKEFIRAELRQVLEELDRRDEEEDAERAPAPAS from the coding sequence ATGGCACGCGCTGACGTCGACGACCGGCGATTCGAGACCCCGAAGGGCATGCGGCGATCGCCCGCCTTCCGGGGCTCAGGCGACCGCGACCGGTTCGGCCGGTTCACCGAGTGGGTCGCGCGCGGCATGGGCACCCCCTGGTTCCTGCTCGGCCTGTCGCTGTTCGTGCTCGTGTGGATGCTGTGGAACACGCTCGCTCCCGCCGAGTGGCAGTTCGACCGCGCCGACTACGGGTTCATCGCCCTGACGCTCGTGCTGTCGCTGCAGGCGTCGTACGCGGCGCCCCTCATTCTGCTCGCGCAGAACCGGCAGGACGATCGCGACCGCGTGCAGATCGAGCAGGACCGCCAGCGCGCCGAGCGGAACCTCGCCGACACCGAGTACCTCGCCCGCGAGGTCGTGGCGCTCCGGCTCGCCGTGAAGGATCTCGCGTCGAAGGAGTTCATCCGCGCCGAGCTCCGGCAGGTGCTGGAGGAGCTCGACCGTCGCGACGAGGAGGAGGACGCCGAGCGTGCCCCTGCCCCCGCTTCCTGA
- a CDS encoding CBS domain-containing protein: MSATRVFVARLAGCAVFDPAGDRVGRVRDVLVVYRKSDAPRVVGLIVEIPGKRRVFLSIGRVTSIGGGQIITTGLINLRRFEQRGGEVRVIAEMLGRKVAFNDGSGEATIEDVAIEEQEPGEWEVSQLFVRRPKGASPFSKGPSAYVTWREVREAAQAGQAQSAEQLIATYSELKPADLANTLLDLPPQRRQEVAEELPDDRLADVLEEMPESDQVDILAGLGDDRAADVLDHMQPDDAADLIAQLPEERGEHLLELMEPEEAEDVRFLLAYGPDTAGGLMTTEPIIVSADATVAEGLALIRRHDLPPALGAAVCVTLPPYEPPTGRFLGVVHFQRMLRYPPHERLGSLIDQGLEPVTADTSAAEVSRILASYDLVSVPVVDEKHRLVGVVTIDDVLDYLLPDDWRSHPEEDEVTRRATARAQLATGSIPIHHGRRAGDGTR, translated from the coding sequence GTGAGCGCCACGAGAGTCTTCGTCGCCCGACTCGCCGGGTGCGCCGTCTTCGACCCCGCAGGCGATCGGGTCGGCCGGGTGCGCGACGTGCTCGTCGTCTACCGCAAGTCCGACGCGCCGCGCGTCGTGGGGCTCATCGTCGAGATCCCCGGCAAACGCCGCGTGTTCCTCTCCATCGGCCGCGTGACCTCCATCGGCGGCGGGCAGATCATCACCACCGGGCTCATCAACCTGCGCCGATTCGAGCAGCGCGGCGGCGAGGTGCGCGTCATCGCCGAGATGCTCGGCCGCAAGGTCGCCTTCAACGACGGCTCAGGCGAGGCGACCATCGAGGATGTCGCGATCGAGGAGCAGGAGCCCGGCGAGTGGGAGGTCTCCCAGCTCTTCGTGCGCCGCCCCAAGGGCGCATCGCCCTTCTCGAAGGGCCCGTCGGCGTACGTGACGTGGCGCGAGGTGCGCGAGGCCGCGCAGGCCGGTCAGGCGCAGTCGGCCGAACAGCTCATCGCCACCTACTCGGAGCTGAAGCCCGCGGACCTCGCGAACACCCTGCTCGACCTGCCGCCGCAGCGCCGGCAGGAGGTCGCCGAGGAACTGCCAGACGACCGTCTCGCCGACGTGCTCGAGGAGATGCCCGAGTCCGACCAGGTCGACATCCTCGCCGGCCTCGGCGACGACCGCGCCGCCGACGTGCTCGATCACATGCAGCCTGACGACGCCGCCGACCTCATCGCCCAGCTGCCCGAGGAGCGCGGCGAGCACCTGCTCGAGCTCATGGAGCCGGAGGAGGCGGAGGACGTCCGGTTCCTCCTCGCGTACGGTCCGGACACGGCCGGCGGCCTCATGACGACCGAGCCCATCATCGTGTCCGCGGACGCGACCGTCGCGGAGGGGCTCGCGCTCATCCGCCGGCACGACCTCCCGCCGGCGCTCGGCGCCGCCGTGTGCGTGACCCTCCCGCCTTACGAGCCGCCCACCGGCCGGTTCCTCGGCGTCGTGCACTTCCAGCGGATGCTCCGCTACCCGCCGCACGAGCGCCTCGGCTCGCTCATCGACCAGGGCCTCGAGCCGGTCACCGCCGACACGTCGGCCGCCGAGGTGAGCCGCATCCTCGCCAGCTACGACCTGGTCTCCGTGCCGGTCGTGGACGAGAAGCACCGACTCGTCGGGGTGGTGACCATCGACGACGTCCTCGACTACCTCCTGCCCGACGACTGGCGAAGTCATCCCGAGGAGGACGAGGTGACCAGGCGCGCGACCGCGCGCGCACAGCTGGCGACGGGAAGCATCCCGATCCACCACGGAAGGAGGGCAGGAGATGGCACGCGCTGA
- a CDS encoding general stress protein, with the protein MSTPSPFGGRAAQAFPTLPKGETVASFETYQEAQAAVDRLAKAEFPVKELSIVGTDLTSVERITGKLTWGRAAGAGALSGAWFGLFLGLLFFIFSPTGAGLGILASAVLIGAGFGMIFGLVSYSANRRRRDFTSVMQVLATRYAIIADPAHVSRARDVLGVDAPAAPPSAPTSSASSTAGTGEAAPRTYGEATDAARRARAAAEAAEAAPARPRYGELAPEPGDASDHGPEATDGRAADGGATHGSAADGGATGRERTTGGTGDADGR; encoded by the coding sequence ATGAGCACTCCGAGCCCGTTCGGCGGCCGCGCCGCCCAGGCGTTCCCGACCCTTCCGAAGGGCGAGACCGTCGCGAGTTTCGAGACCTATCAGGAGGCGCAGGCGGCGGTCGACCGTCTCGCGAAGGCGGAGTTCCCGGTGAAGGAGCTGTCGATCGTCGGCACCGACCTGACGAGCGTCGAGCGCATCACCGGCAAGCTGACGTGGGGTCGGGCGGCCGGCGCCGGCGCGCTGTCGGGCGCCTGGTTCGGCCTGTTCCTCGGTCTGCTGTTCTTCATCTTCTCGCCGACGGGTGCGGGGCTCGGCATCCTCGCCTCCGCGGTCCTCATCGGCGCGGGATTCGGCATGATCTTCGGCCTCGTCTCCTACTCCGCCAACCGGCGCCGGCGCGACTTCACCTCCGTCATGCAGGTGCTGGCCACGCGGTACGCGATCATCGCCGACCCGGCGCACGTCTCGCGAGCCCGCGACGTGCTGGGCGTCGACGCCCCGGCCGCGCCGCCTTCGGCGCCGACCTCGTCGGCGTCCTCCACAGCCGGTACCGGCGAGGCGGCCCCGCGGACGTACGGCGAGGCGACGGATGCCGCGCGCCGGGCCCGCGCGGCGGCCGAGGCAGCGGAGGCCGCGCCGGCGCGCCCGCGGTACGGCGAGCTGGCTCCCGAGCCGGGAGACGCCTCCGACCACGGCCCCGAGGCCACGGACGGCCGCGCCGCGGACGGCGGCGCCACACACGGCAGCGCGGCGGACGGCGGCGCCACGGGGCGCGAGCGCACGACCGGCGGTACGGGCGACGCCGACGGGCGCTGA
- a CDS encoding TIGR02611 family protein, with product MVSEEELRRDIANGERRDRPVRVALRRLRAGIDRHPRLRTVYRAGVGVLGGVIAVGGLALVPLPGPGWLVVFLGLAILGTEFAWARRAAVFIKRALDRFWTWWRARRARRAENSG from the coding sequence ATGGTGAGCGAGGAGGAGCTCCGCCGCGACATCGCGAACGGTGAGCGACGCGACCGGCCCGTGCGCGTGGCGCTCCGGCGCCTCCGCGCCGGCATCGACCGGCATCCGCGGCTCCGGACGGTCTACCGTGCCGGCGTCGGCGTCCTCGGCGGCGTGATCGCGGTCGGCGGCCTCGCGCTCGTCCCGCTTCCGGGTCCGGGCTGGCTCGTCGTCTTCCTCGGCCTCGCCATCCTCGGCACCGAGTTCGCCTGGGCGAGGCGCGCCGCCGTCTTCATCAAACGGGCGCTCGACCGGTTCTGGACGTGGTGGCGCGCGAGACGCGCCCGCCGCGCCGAGAACTCCGGCTGA
- a CDS encoding aminopeptidase P family protein, which yields MSETTDTSTAPVEPELTETATDERDRNANRSTTPGSERFKDFISSGWAERDEALPPARAQAAYAAARRAAVSQAFPGQRLIIPAGDLKQRANDTEYPFRAHSAFAHLTGWGSDSEPGAVLVLEPEGGEGHLATVYFRERAGRDSDEFYANPAIGEFWIGPRPSLAHVAADLGVATRDIGEFDAVIDRVDTATLVLREADAALTERVDHARIRFAAEEALSTNAQDAPFSLEVGADHEPDGELARVCSELRLVKDDFEIAELRAAVEATSRGFTEVLSELPRITAEVRGERVIEGVFATRARLDGNDVGYGSIAAAGPHATILHWTRNDGPVVPGDLVLLDAGVEMDSYYTADITRTFPVNGTFSDVQRQVYEAVREAADAAFAIVRPGIVFREIHAAAMQVIARRTAEWGFLPVSAEESLDPSNQFHRRYMVHGTSHHLGLDVHDCAQARRDLYMDGVLEAGMVFTIEPGLYFQPDDLTVPEEFRGIGVRIEDDILVTADGAENLSAGIPRTADEVEAWVRQAQR from the coding sequence ATGTCCGAGACCACCGACACCTCCACCGCGCCCGTCGAGCCCGAGCTGACCGAGACGGCGACCGACGAGCGCGACCGCAACGCGAACCGTTCGACGACGCCCGGTTCCGAGCGGTTCAAGGACTTCATCAGCAGCGGCTGGGCGGAGCGCGACGAAGCGCTCCCGCCCGCACGCGCTCAGGCGGCCTACGCGGCGGCGCGGCGCGCCGCGGTCTCCCAGGCCTTCCCCGGCCAGCGGCTCATCATCCCCGCCGGCGACCTCAAGCAGCGGGCGAACGACACCGAGTACCCGTTCCGTGCGCACTCGGCGTTCGCGCACCTCACCGGCTGGGGATCGGACTCCGAGCCGGGCGCCGTGCTCGTCCTCGAGCCCGAGGGCGGCGAGGGCCACCTGGCCACCGTCTACTTCCGCGAGCGTGCTGGCCGCGATTCCGACGAGTTCTACGCCAACCCGGCGATCGGCGAGTTCTGGATCGGCCCCCGTCCGTCGCTCGCGCACGTCGCGGCCGACCTCGGCGTCGCGACGCGCGACATCGGCGAGTTCGACGCCGTCATCGACCGCGTCGACACCGCGACCCTCGTGCTCCGCGAGGCGGATGCCGCGCTGACCGAGCGCGTCGACCACGCCCGGATCCGGTTCGCGGCGGAGGAGGCGCTCTCGACGAACGCCCAGGACGCGCCCTTCAGCCTCGAGGTCGGTGCCGACCACGAGCCCGACGGCGAGCTCGCGCGGGTCTGCTCGGAACTCCGCCTCGTGAAGGACGACTTCGAAATCGCCGAGCTCCGCGCCGCCGTCGAGGCCACGAGCCGCGGCTTCACCGAGGTGCTCTCCGAGCTGCCCCGGATCACGGCCGAGGTGCGCGGCGAGCGGGTGATCGAGGGCGTGTTCGCCACGCGGGCGCGCCTCGACGGCAACGACGTCGGCTACGGCTCCATCGCCGCGGCCGGTCCCCACGCCACGATCCTGCACTGGACTCGCAACGACGGGCCCGTGGTGCCCGGCGACCTGGTGCTCCTCGACGCCGGCGTCGAGATGGACTCGTACTACACGGCCGACATCACCCGCACGTTCCCGGTGAACGGCACCTTCTCCGACGTGCAGCGGCAGGTCTACGAGGCGGTCCGCGAGGCGGCCGACGCGGCGTTCGCGATCGTGCGACCCGGCATCGTCTTCCGCGAGATCCACGCCGCCGCGATGCAGGTCATCGCCCGTCGCACGGCCGAGTGGGGGTTCCTGCCGGTGTCGGCCGAGGAATCGCTCGACCCCTCGAACCAGTTCCACCGCCGCTACATGGTGCACGGCACGAGCCACCACCTCGGACTCGACGTCCACGACTGCGCGCAGGCGCGCCGCGACCTGTACATGGACGGCGTGCTGGAGGCCGGCATGGTCTTCACCATCGAGCCGGGTCTCTACTTCCAGCCCGACGACCTCACGGTCCCCGAGGAGTTCCGCGGCATCGGCGTGCGCATCGAGGACGACATCCTCGTGACGGCCGACGGCGCGGAGAACCTGTCGGCGGGCATCCCGCGCACGGCCGACGAGGTCGAGGCGTGGGTGCGCCAGGCGCAGCGCTGA
- a CDS encoding endonuclease/exonuclease/phosphatase family protein — protein sequence MLPRILGWAAVVVTAAIAAILVWPQAFGLQNQWISAHVVALRGSAAAAGIAAAALFALLALPRRTRRFGIAMASVLALFAAGNVAVLAMRGLGSSAAPAEASDADAVTVLAWNTLGEVPDAQTIADLALREGADVISLPETTDPLGEDVAVAMRDGGRPMWVHTLAFDDIAKARSTTLLISPDLGDYEVVSAEWPGPPGNTNTLPTVVAEPVDGDGPRIVAVHAVAPIRWELRNWRSDLDYLAGLCTGEDVILAGDFNATLDHFAGRGVDGGDLGRCSDAARAGGAAGLGTWPTDLPPVLGSPIDHVLATPNWEVASFRVLGEFDDAGSDHRPIVATLVRAG from the coding sequence ATGCTCCCCCGCATCCTCGGCTGGGCCGCCGTCGTCGTCACCGCCGCCATCGCGGCGATCCTCGTGTGGCCGCAGGCGTTCGGGCTGCAGAACCAGTGGATCTCCGCGCACGTGGTCGCGCTCCGCGGCTCGGCAGCGGCCGCCGGGATCGCCGCGGCGGCGCTCTTCGCGCTGCTGGCACTTCCCCGCCGGACGCGCCGGTTCGGCATCGCCATGGCGAGCGTGCTCGCGCTGTTCGCGGCCGGCAACGTGGCCGTGCTCGCCATGCGCGGGCTCGGCTCGAGCGCGGCACCGGCCGAGGCATCCGATGCCGACGCGGTGACGGTGCTCGCCTGGAACACGCTCGGCGAGGTCCCCGACGCGCAGACCATCGCCGATCTCGCGCTGCGGGAGGGCGCCGACGTGATCTCGCTGCCCGAGACCACCGACCCGCTCGGCGAGGACGTCGCGGTCGCGATGCGCGACGGCGGGCGGCCGATGTGGGTGCACACGCTCGCCTTCGACGACATCGCGAAGGCACGATCGACGACGCTGCTGATCAGCCCAGACCTCGGCGACTACGAGGTGGTGTCGGCGGAGTGGCCTGGCCCTCCGGGCAATACGAACACCCTGCCGACCGTGGTGGCCGAACCGGTCGACGGCGACGGCCCCCGCATCGTCGCCGTGCACGCGGTCGCGCCGATCCGGTGGGAGCTGCGCAATTGGCGGAGCGACCTCGACTACCTGGCCGGTCTCTGCACCGGCGAGGACGTCATCCTCGCCGGCGACTTCAACGCCACGCTCGATCATTTCGCCGGCCGCGGCGTCGACGGCGGAGATCTCGGTCGCTGCAGCGACGCGGCGCGGGCGGGCGGCGCCGCCGGGCTCGGGACGTGGCCGACGGATCTGCCCCCCGTCCTCGGCAGCCCGATCGACCACGTGCTCGCCACGCCGAACTGGGAGGTCGCGAGCTTCCGGGTCCTCGGCGAGTTCGACGACGCCGGCAGCGACCACCGGCCGATCGTCGCGACGCTGGTGCGCGCGGGCTGA
- a CDS encoding PHP domain-containing protein, translating into MRADGTRAIGEADLHVHSVVSDGTETPGALLAEAASIGLGAIALTDHDSTAGWAEAAAAVPGTGVALIPGMELSTREGFTSVHMLAYLVDPLDEGLIAETARIRESRLTRAEEIVRRISRDYDLSWDDVLAQTIEGTTIGRPHIADALVARGHVATRSAAFSGILHPRAGYAQPHYAPDPLTAVRLIRAAGGVPVLAHPGTRGAERVIPEERLAQLVDAGLFGLEVDHPENRPDAKPRLRQLAERFGLAVTGSSDYHGSGKPNRLGECRTSADVVARLVAEGTGSAPVLP; encoded by the coding sequence ATGCGTGCAGACGGGACCCGGGCCATCGGCGAAGCCGACCTGCACGTGCACTCGGTGGTGTCGGACGGCACCGAGACGCCGGGCGCACTCCTCGCGGAGGCGGCATCGATCGGGCTCGGCGCGATCGCGCTCACCGATCACGACTCGACCGCCGGATGGGCCGAGGCCGCCGCCGCGGTGCCCGGCACGGGCGTGGCGCTCATCCCCGGCATGGAGCTGTCCACGCGCGAGGGGTTCACCAGCGTGCATATGCTGGCCTACCTCGTCGACCCCCTCGATGAGGGCCTGATCGCCGAGACCGCACGTATCCGTGAGTCCCGCCTCACCCGTGCGGAGGAGATCGTCCGCCGCATCTCGCGCGACTACGACCTCAGCTGGGACGACGTGCTCGCCCAGACCATCGAGGGCACCACCATCGGTCGCCCGCACATCGCCGACGCGCTGGTCGCAAGGGGCCACGTGGCCACGAGGTCGGCGGCGTTCTCCGGCATCCTGCACCCGCGGGCCGGATACGCCCAGCCGCACTACGCCCCCGACCCGCTCACCGCGGTGCGCCTCATCCGGGCCGCCGGCGGGGTCCCCGTGCTCGCACACCCGGGAACGAGGGGCGCGGAGCGGGTCATCCCGGAGGAACGGCTCGCCCAGCTCGTGGACGCCGGACTCTTCGGCCTCGAGGTCGACCACCCCGAGAACCGGCCCGACGCCAAGCCGCGCCTGCGGCAGCTCGCCGAGCGGTTCGGCCTCGCGGTCACCGGGTCGAGCGACTACCACGGGTCGGGAAAGCCGAATCGGCTGGGGGAGTGCCGGACGAGCGCCGACGTCGTCGCCCGGCTCGTCGCGGAGGGCACGGGCTCGGCGCCCGTGCTGCCGTAG